From a single Bos indicus isolate NIAB-ARS_2022 breed Sahiwal x Tharparkar chromosome 11, NIAB-ARS_B.indTharparkar_mat_pri_1.0, whole genome shotgun sequence genomic region:
- the LCN8 gene encoding epididymal-specific lipocalin-8 isoform X2, which yields MVGFWWEAGVASRENLALKTPRRLEALFLTLSGETLTVAVAYNNSGSCQTEEIVSSEMNVWGKFVFPGRREIHVVDTDYEQYAILRVSLQWQNHEFYVFKYFTRSLGGECEPGFLKFRELTTDMGLYLVGRHGRCAMLLKELRETGL from the exons ATGGTAGGATTCTGGTGGGAAGCTGGTGTGGCCTCCAGAGAAAACTTGGCACTGAAGACCCCAAGGAGGCTGGAGGCCTTGTTCCTGACCTTGAGTGGGGAGACTCTGACCGTGGCAGTTGCCTACAACAA CTCAGGAAGTTGTCAGACCGAAGAAATAGTGAGCTCAGAAATGAATGTTTGGGGGAAATTTGTGTTTCCTG GCCGCCGGGAGATCCACGTGGTGGACACGGACTATGAGCAGTACGCCATCCTCCGTGTGTCCCTCCAGTGGCAGAACCATGAGTTTTACGTGTTCAAGTATTTCA CTCGGAGCCTGGGCGGCGAGTGTGAGCCCGGGTTCCTGAAGTTCCGGGAGCTGACCACGGACATGGGGCTGTATCTGGTGGGCCGGCACG GGAGGTGCGCCATGCTCCTGAAGGAG CTCCGAGAGACGGGACTGTGA